A segment of the Deltaproteobacteria bacterium genome:
AAGCGCGGCATCACGCTCGACTGGCGGCGTCCCGAGGGCGCTGAGCGACTGCGGCGGCTCGCTGCCCGGGCCGACGTCCTGATCGAGAGCGAGCCGCCCGGCGCGCTGGCCGCGCGCGGCTGCGGCCCCGAGTCGCTCCGCGCGCTGAACCCGCGGCTCGTCGTCGCCTCGATCACGCCGTTCGGGCAGACGGGCCCGTACCGCGACTGGCGCGCCTCGGATACGGTCGCGCAGGCGATGGGCGGCATGATGTTCGTGAACGGCCACCCTGACGGCCCGCCGCTCCGCTCGCTCGGCCTCCAGGCCTGCCACCAGGCCGGCATCTTCACGGCGGTGGGCGTGGTGAGCGCGCTCCTCGCCCGTGACACGACCGGCCGCGGCCAGGGCGTCGACGTGAGCCTCCAGGCCGCAGTGGCCGGCGCGCTCGAGCACGTGCCGGGCCTCTGGCACCAGATGGGGCTCGTCCCAACCCGCCAGGGCACGCTCCACTGGACGCGCTACTTCTGCGTCGGCCGCTGCCGTGACGGCTGGGTGATGCACTGCACGCTCGGCGACTGGACCTCGCTCGTCGAGTGGATGAAGGCCGACGGCATGGGCGCCGAGCTCGACGCCCCGGGGCTCGAGGACATCAGGACGCGGCAGGCGGAGGCGGATCGCCTGTTCGCGGCCCTCGACGCCTGGGCGGCGCGCTACACCGTGGAGGACCTGGTCCAGGGCGCGCAGCTCCGTCGCATCCCCTACGCGGCGGTGCGGCCGCCCGAGGCCCTGCTCCGCGACGCGCACCTCGCCGAGCGCGGCTTCTTCGTCCCGATCGAGCACCCGGACCTCGGGCTCACCGTCCCCTACCCGGGCGCGCCGTTTCGGCTGACCGACGCGCCGTGGCGCGCCGCGCGGCCGCCGCGCCTCGGCGAGCACAACGAGCAGGTCGTCGCGGCGCTCCGCTGATGCGGCCGCTCGACGGCATCCGTGTCCTCGACTTCACCTGGGTCGTCGCCGGGCCGGTGACGACGCGCATCCTGGCCGACCTCGGCGCCGACGTGATCAAGGTCGAGCGCCGCGGGAGCCTCGACTTCGGCGACCGCCGCGGCGGCCTCTCGGGCACGCTCATGCGCGGCAAGCGGAGCATCCTGCTCGACCTGAACGACGCGCGCGGCCTCGACCTCGCGCGGCGGCT
Coding sequences within it:
- a CDS encoding CoA transferase, with translation MTGALAGVRVLDLADQRGALAGKLLAGLGADVVLVEPPEGSPLRSIPPFWQGVEDPERSLFFWFYNAGKRGITLDWRRPEGAERLRRLAARADVLIESEPPGALAARGCGPESLRALNPRLVVASITPFGQTGPYRDWRASDTVAQAMGGMMFVNGHPDGPPLRSLGLQACHQAGIFTAVGVVSALLARDTTGRGQGVDVSLQAAVAGALEHVPGLWHQMGLVPTRQGTLHWTRYFCVGRCRDGWVMHCTLGDWTSLVEWMKADGMGAELDAPGLEDIRTRQAEADRLFAALDAWAARYTVEDLVQGAQLRRIPYAAVRPPEALLRDAHLAERGFFVPIEHPDLGLTVPYPGAPFRLTDAPWRAARPPRLGEHNEQVVAALR